One window of the Salvelinus fontinalis isolate EN_2023a chromosome 2, ASM2944872v1, whole genome shotgun sequence genome contains the following:
- the LOC129831026 gene encoding hemoglobin subunit beta, with protein MVDWTDAERSAIVGLWGKISVDEIGPQALARLLIVSPWTQRHFSTFGNLSTPAAIMGNPAVAKHGKTVMHGLDRAVQNLDDIKNTYTALSVMHSEKLHVDPDNFRLLADCITVCVAAKLGPTAFSADTQEAFQKFLAVVVSALGRQYH; from the exons ATGGTCGACTGGACAGATGCTGAGCGCAGTGCCATCGTAGGCCTGTGGGGAAAGATCAGCGTGGATGAGATCGGACCCCAGGCCCTGGCCAG ACTTCTGATCGTGTCTCCATGGACTCAGAGACACTTCAGCACCTTCGGCAACCTGTCCACACCCGCTGCCATCATGGGTAACCCCGCCGTGGCCAAGCACGGAAAGACCGTGATGCACGGACTGGACAGAGCTGTGCAGAACCTGGATGACATCAAGAACACCTATACTGCACTGAGTGTGATGCACTCCGAGAAACTGCACGTGGATCCCGATAACTTCAGG CTCCTCGCCGACTGCATCACCGTGTGCGTGGCGGCCAAGCTCGGTCCCACCGCTTTCAGTGCTGATACTCAGGAAGCCTTCCAGAAGTTCCTGGCTGTCGTTGTGTCCGCTCTTGGCAGACAGTACCACTAG
- the LOC129831029 gene encoding hemoglobin subunit alpha-4: MSLSAKDKANVKAIWGKILPKSDEIGEQALSRMLVVYPQTKAYFSHWASVAPGSAPVKKHGITIMNQIDECVGNLDDLFGFLTKLSELHATKLRVDPTNFKILAHNLIVVIAAYFPAEFTPEIHLSVDKFLQQLALALAEKYR, translated from the exons ATGAGTCTCTCAGCCAAGGACAAAGCCAACGTGAAGGCCATCTGGGGCAAGATCCTCCCTAAATCCgatgagattggagaacaggCTCTTTCCAG GATGCTTGTTGTCTACCCCCAGACCAAGGcctacttctcccactgggctTCCGTGGCCCCCGGTTCCGCTCCAGTGAAGAAGCACGGCATCACCATCATGAATCAGATCGATGAATGTGTTGGCAACTTGGACGATCTCTTTGGTTTCTTGACCAAGCTCAGTGAACTGCACGCCACCAAGCTGAGGGTGGACCCCACCAACTTCAAG ATCCTGGCTCACAACCTGATTGTGGTCATTGCCGCCTACTTCCCCGCCGAATTCACCCCCGAGATCCATTTGTCCGTGGACAAGTTCCTGCAGCAACTGGCTCTGGCCCTGGCGGAGAAGTACCGCTAA
- the LOC129831039 gene encoding hemoglobin subunit alpha-like translates to MSLTAKDKSVVKAFWGKISGKADVVGAEALGRMLTAYPQTKTYFSHWADLSPGSGPVKKHGGVIMGAIGNAVGLMDNLVGGLSALSDLHAFELRVDPGNFKILSHNILVTLAIHFPADFTPEVHIAVDKFLAALSAALADKYR, encoded by the exons ATGAGTCTGACAGCTAAGGACAAATCTGTGGTCAAGGCCTTCTGGGGAAAGATTAGTGGAAAGGCAGATGTCGTCGGTGCTGAGGCTTTGGGAAG GATGCTGACTGCTTACCCCCAGACTAAGAcctacttctcccactgggctGACCTGAGCCCCGGCTCTGGCCCAGTCAAGAAGCATGGAGGCGTCATCATGGGTGCAATTGGTAATGCTGTCGGACTGATGGACAACCTCGTGGGTGGACTGAGTGCTCTCAGCGATCTGCACGCCTTCGAGCTGCGCGTTGACCCTGGAAACTTCAAG ATTCTGTCCCACAACATCCTTGTCACCCTGGCTATTCACTTCCCTGCGGATTTCACTCCCGAAGTGCACATTGCTGTGGATAAATTCCTTGCAGCTTTGTCCGCTGCCCTGGCTGACAAATACAGATAA
- the LOC129831011 gene encoding hemoglobin subunit alpha-like yields MSLTAKDKSVVKAFWGKISGKADVLGAEALGRMLTAYPQTKIYFSHWADVSLGSGPVKKHGSSIMGAIGEAVGLMDDLVGGMSALGELHAFKLRMDPGNFKILSHNILVTLAIHFPADFTPEVHIAVDKFLAALSAALADKNR; encoded by the exons ATGAGTCTGACAGCTAAGGACAAATCTGTGGTCAAGGCCTTCTGGGGAAAGATTAGTGGAAAGGCAGATGTTCTCGGTGCTGAGGCTCTGGGAAG GATGCTGACTGCTTACCCCCAGACTAAgatctacttctcccactgggctGACGTGAGCCTCGGCTCTGGCCCAGTCAAGAAGCATGGAAGTAGCATCATGGGTGCAATTGGTGAAGCTGTCGGACTGATGGACGACCTCGTGGGGGGAATGAGTGCTCTCGGCGAGCTGCACGCCTTCAAGCTGCGCATGGACCCTGGAAACTTCAAG ATTCTGTCCCACAACATCCTTGTGACCCTGGCTATTCACTTCCCTGCGGATTTCACTCCCGAAGTGCACATTGCTGTGGATAAATTCCTTGCAGCTTTGTCCGCTGCCCTGGCTGACAAAAACAGATAA
- the LOC129831019 gene encoding hemoglobin subunit beta-1, translating to MVDWTDAEKSTISAVWGKVDINEVGPLALARVLIVYPWTQRYFGSFGDVSTPAAIMGNPKVAAHGKVVCGALDKAVKNMGNILATYKSLSETHANKLFVDPENFRVLADVLTIVIAAKFGASFTPEIQATWQKFMKVVVAAMGSRYF from the exons ATGGTTGACTGGACAGACGCCGAGAAGAGCACCATCAGTGCTGTCTGGGGCAAAGTAGATATCAATGAGGTCGGACCACTGGCTCTGGCAAG AGTCCTGATCGTCTATCCCTGGACTCAGCGTTATTTCGGCTCTTTCGGAGATGTGTCCACTCCCGCAGCAATCATGGGCAACCCCAAAGTTGCTGCTCACGGCAAGGTCGTGTGTGGAGCTCTGGATAAAGCTGTGAAGAACATGGGCAACATCTTAGCCACATACAAGTCACTTAGCGAGACCCACGCTAACAAACTCTTCGTCGACCCTGAAAATTTCAGG GTGTTGGCTGACGTCCTCACAATTGTCATTGCCGCCAAGTTCGGAGCATCTTTCACTCCTGAAATCCAGGCAACCTGGCAGAAGTTCATGAAAGTGGTTGTCGCAGCCATGGGCAGTCGGTACTTCTAA